The following nucleotide sequence is from Streptomyces sp. NBC_00239.
TTGCATGACGTGGACATTCACTGAAGACATGGACACCTATCTCGCCGCCGCGGGCGCGTTCGTGGCGGCCCGGCCCGTGACGCACACGATGATGCTGACGGTCGCCGACGGGCTGACGCGGCGCGGCCCGCACGCCTTCGGGGACGGCGTGCCCTGCTTCGGGTGGTGGCAGGAGGAGGACGGCACGGTGGCCGGGGCCATGGTGTGCACGCCGCCGTACCCGCTGCTGCTGGGCGAGCTCAGCGCCGAGGCGGTGACCGCGCTCGGCGCGGCGCTGGCCGACGAGCCGCTGCTGGAACGGGCCGGCGGATTCAACGCGCGACGGGCCGACGCGCGGGCGCTGGCGCAGGCGTGGGGGCGGGAGACGAAGGTGGCGGAGGAGATACGGCTCTACCGGCTGGAGGAGCTGGTTCCGCCGGACCCCGCGCCGGCCGGCTCGGCCCGTCCGGCCACGGCGGCGGACCTGCCGCTGCTGTCGCGTTGGTACGAGGCGTTCGGCATCGACACGGATCAGCCGGCGCCGGTCTCGGAGGCGGCCCTGCGTGACCGCATCTCGTACGGGGGCCTGCTGGTGTGGGAGAACGAGGGGGTTCCGGTGTCGATGGCCGCCTTTACGCGGCCGCTGCACGGCACGAGCCGGGTCGCGCCGGTGTACACCCCGCCGGCGTTGCGTGGGCGCGGGTACGCGGGGGCGGTGACGGCGGCGGTCTCCGCGGCGGCGCGGGGGGCGGGGGCGGACGAGGTCCTCCTCTTCACCGACCTCTCCAACCCCACCAGCAACGCCCTCTACCTCCGCCTCGGCTACCGCCCCGTAGAAGACCGCCTCTACGTAATCGCCTGACCGCCGCCACGCCCAGCCTGGCCGACGCCCTGTCGGGCAACCTCCAGCCTCGCCGGCGCCCTGAGGGGCACATCCAGCCTCGCCAACGCCCTGAGGGGCACATCCAGCCTCGCCGGCGCTCTGAGGGGCAACATCCAGCCTCGCCGGCGTTTGAGGGGCACATCCAGCCTCGCCGGCGTTTGAGGCGCGGGTCCGGGCGGAGCCCGGTGCCCGGCGCCAGCCGGGTTGTCTTGGGGCTCCGCCCCAAACCCCGCGCCTCAAACGCCGGCGAGGCTGGATTGGGCGCTGCCCAGGGACCGGCAAGGCCGAAGGGTTGCACCGCAGGGCACCGGCGAGGCTGGGGTGTGGCACCCCAGGGACCGGCAAGGCCGAGGGGTTGCACCGCAGGGCACCGGCGCGGCTGGGGGCGGGTTCAGGGCAGGGCCGGGTCAGAGGGTCAGACGGGGTTTGGGGGTGTCGGCGCGGCCGGTCGGGGGGCGACGGGACCCGGCCCGGTAGGGGTCGGGCCAGGGCGCCCCCAGCCCCGCATACTCCTGCTCCGCCGCCGCGTGCAACGTCCAGTGCGGGTCGTACAGGTGCGGCCGCCCCACCGCACAGAGATCCGCCCGCCCGGCGAGCAGCAGCGAATTGACGTCGTCCCACGACGAGATCGCCCCGACGGCGATCACCGGCACGCCCACCGCATTGCGGACCCGGTCCGCGTACGGCGTCTGGTACGACCGCCCGTACTCGGGCCGCTCGTCCGCGACGACCTGGCCGGTGGACACGTCGATCGCGTCCGCGCCGTGCTCGGCGAAGGCCCGGGCGATGGCGACGGCGTCCGCCGCGTCCGTCCCGCCCCGCATCCAGTCGGTGGCGGAGATCCGGACCGTCATCGGGCGGTCCTGCGGCCACACCTCACGTACGGCGTCGAAGACTTCCAGTGGGAACCGCAGCCGGTTGGCCAGCGCCCCGCCGTACGCGTCGGTGCGCCGGTTGGTCAGCGGCGAGAGGAAGCCGGACAGCAAGTAGCCGTGCGCGCAGTGCAGTTCGAGCAGGTCGAAGCCGCAGTCCGCGGCCCGCCGGGCAGCGGCCATGAACTGTTCCCGGATCAGCGGGAGTTCCTCGACGGACAACTCGCGCGGCACCTGGTTGACCCCGTGCCGGTACGGCAGCGGCGAGGCGGCGACCAGCGGCCAGTTGCCGGCGGGCAGCGGGTCGTCGATGCCCTCCCACATCCGGCGGGTGGAGCCCTTGCGCCCGGAGTGCCCGAGCTGGACGCCGAGCGCGGTGCCGGCCGCCGACGTGTGCACGAAGTCGACGATCCGCCGCCAGGACGCGGCCTGTTCCTCGGTGTAGAGCCCGGTGCAGCCTGGGGTGATCCGCCCTTCGGCGCTGACGCACACCATCTCGGTCATGACCAGCCCGGGGCCGCCGAGCGCGCGCGACCCGAGGTGGACGAGGTGGAAGTCGCCGGGCACCCCGTCGACGGCCGCGTACATGTC
It contains:
- a CDS encoding GNAT family N-acetyltransferase — encoded protein: MTWTFTEDMDTYLAAAGAFVAARPVTHTMMLTVADGLTRRGPHAFGDGVPCFGWWQEEDGTVAGAMVCTPPYPLLLGELSAEAVTALGAALADEPLLERAGGFNARRADARALAQAWGRETKVAEEIRLYRLEELVPPDPAPAGSARPATAADLPLLSRWYEAFGIDTDQPAPVSEAALRDRISYGGLLVWENEGVPVSMAAFTRPLHGTSRVAPVYTPPALRGRGYAGAVTAAVSAAARGAGADEVLLFTDLSNPTSNALYLRLGYRPVEDRLYVIA